The genomic segment CCCGGCCGGCAGCACGCAGCAGGTCGTGCGCGTACCGGCGCCCTCCAACCCGCAACCGGCCGTGGTTGAACCCTCACAGGCGCTGGCTCCGGTTCCGCCACCGGCTCCCCAGGCCAGCGAACCCGCTGCAACGCCTGCAACGCATGCGGCGCCACGGCGCGCGGATCAAGGGCGCACGATCATGGAAGCAGGCATGGTTGAACGCGAAGGCGACGACCAGATTCTCGACAGCGCGACGCTGCAACGCGAAGCCGAGGCCCGCGCCGCATCCGGCGACGGGCCACCGAAACCGCCGTTGCCACCGATCTTCCAGTGCACCGACAGCCAGGGCGGTGGCTACCTGCACGAGTACGAGGCCGCCCCCGGGCGCTGCGAACTGATGACCGTGCAGGGGCTGGGCGGCGCCACGCCGGTGAATGCAGCAGGCTGCGAAGTGGTGCGTGACCGCTGCGAGGCGCTGCCCGAGGCGCAACGCTGCGGCAGCTGGCAGCAACGCTTCCGCGATGCACGCGGCCGCGAGCGATTCGCCGCACCGGAGAACCGCGATACCGCGCGCGGTGAACGCGAACGGCTGCAGGGCGTGCTGGAGGCCAGCAACTGCCCGGTGCCGGGGTGACAGCCACCGGTAGTGCCGGCCGCTGGCCGGCAACTGCAATCATCTGAAGATCCTGAGGTTGCCGGTCAGCGGCCGGCGCTACCCTCGAACGATCAGAACCCGTAGCGCAGGAAACCGCCATCCACGGCGATGCACTCGCCGGTGACATAGCTGGCTGCCGGCAGGCACAGGAAGCCCACGGCTGCGGCCACTTCATCGGGCTCGCCAATGCGGCGCATCGGCGTGCGGTTGATCACTTCCTCGTAGTAATCCGGGTCCGACAGCGGACCGGACGTGCGCCGCGTACGGATGTACCACGGCGCCACCGCATTGACCCGGATGCCATCCTCGGCCCACTCGACGGCCAGGTTGCGGGTCATCTGGTGCATCGCCGCCTTGCTCATGCCGTACACCACGCCACTGCGCACATGGGTCAGGCCGGACACGCTGCCGACATTGACGATCGACGACGACGCGTGCCGGGCCAGCAGCGGATGCGCGTAGCGCGACAGCTCGAACGCAGAGAACAGGTTGGTCTCGAAGATCTGGCGCCATTCGTCCTCGGAGTATTCCGTGGCCGCCTTGGTGACGTTGCCACCGGCATTGTTGACCAGGATATGCAGGCCATCGCTGTGATCTTCCACCCAGTCCAGGATCTGGCGGCGGTCCTCGTCATCGGAGACATCGGCAGCCAGCGCGTGCACCTGGTGCTGCGGATACACGTCCAGCAGTTCGTCGCGTGCCGTCTCCAGCATGTCGATATCGCGGCCGACGATCATCAGGTCGGCACCGAGGCCGGCCAGTTCATGCGCGATCGCCAGGCCGATACCGGCGCTGGCGCCGGTGATCAGGGCGGTCTGGCCATCCAGGCGCCACCGTTGCTGGGTCATGTGTCCTCCGGGGCCGCGCCCGCTGTGTTTCGATGCCGCAAGGATACGCGCTCACGGCGGCTGCCTGCCGGGGGTGCGACACTGCCCGTACGCCCACCGCGGAGAGCCGCCATGCGCATGTTGATCCTGTCCTCGCCCCTGCTGGCCACCGTGCTGCTGGCGGGCTGCCAGCGCCCACCGGCGCCGAACCCGGAAAAGCCACCGGTACCCCGGGCGATGTCGCGCGCGATCAACCAGCCGCTGGACCGCGCCAAGGGCGTGCAGAAAACCGTGGACGATGCCGCTGCGCGTGAACGCACGGCCGAAGCCGAGGCGACGCAGTAACCGCGCAAACGAAAACGCCCGGCCGAAGCCGGGCGTTTCCAGTAGATCCACGCCATGCGTGGCCGTGCCAGTAGATCCACGCCATGCGTGGATAGGCGCTCCGATCAGAACCCGCAGAAGCAGTACGCCAGCGCCTTCACCGGCGCACCGTTGCCCTTCTCGCGGGCTGCGTTCTCGACGAAGCGCAACTGCGTGTCCACTTCCGGCATCGTGCGGGCCAGCATCATCCGCGCCATGCCCGAGTCGGACAGCATCCACGCACCGGCGCGGCTGCCGGCGAAACCGCTGACGAACTGCGCGAACGGCGTCGCCGCCTTCTCGATGTAGCGCACGCGGTAGGCATCGGCCTTGCCCAGCTTGGCGCGGCTGGCGGCGTCGGCCACGGCATCCTTCAGGCCACCGAAGGCATCGACCAGGCCACGTTCCTTGGCCTGCGCACCGCTCCACACGCGGCCACGGGCCACTTCGTCGACGGCCTCGACCGGCTTCTTGCGCGCATCGGCGACGCGGCCGGTGAAGTCGGCATAGCCCTTGTTGATCACCGTCTGGATGACCTGGCCGACGGCCGGGTCCATCGGACGGGTGACGTCGAAGGCACCGGCAAAGCGGGTGGTGCCGACGCCGTCGGTGTGCACGCCGATCTTGTCCAGCGCGCGGCTGAAGTTCGGCACCATGCCGAAGATGCCGATCGAACCGGTGATGGTCGACGGATCAGCGTAGATGCGGTCGGCATTCATGCTGATCCAGTAACCACCGGACGCAGCCAGATCGCCCATCGACACCACTACCGGCTTGCCGGCCGCCTGCAGGGCCACCACTTCGCGGCGGATCTGCTCGGAGGCGAACACTTCACCGCCCGGCGAATCGACGCGCAGCACCACGGCCTTGACGTTCTCATCGTCGCGCGCGGCGCGCAGCAGCGCGGAGGTCGACTCGCCGCCGATACGGCCGGCCGGCAGGTCGCCACCGCTGATCTCGCCTTCGGCCACTACCACCGCCACCTGCGGACGCGAGTCCACCGGGTTGCGGCGAGCGTCGAGCAGCGCCAGGTAGCGCCCGAAGTCGACGTTGCGGAAACCGCCGTCGGCATCGTCATCGGCCACGCCACGCTCGATCATCAGATCCTCGAATTCCTCGCGGGTCTTCAGCGCGGTTACCAGCTTCTGCTGCAGGGCGAACTTGGCCAGGTCGCCACCGGCGGCGGCGATGCCCTCCGGCAAGGTGTCGATGCCGGCGGCCAGCTGGGCCGGATCCAGGCGGCGGGCCTTGGCGATGTCGGCCAGGTAGCGCTGCCACACGTCGTTCATCCAGAACAGGTCGGCCTCCTTGGAGGCCGGCGAGGCGGCGTCGAGCACGTACGGCTCGGCGGCGGACTTGTACTCGCCCACCTTGAACAGATGCACGTCCACGCCCAGCTTGTCCTGCAGGCCGGTGCGGAAGTACTGGCGGTAGCGGCCCAGGCCCTCAAGCACCACCGACCCCATCGGGTCCAGGTAGACCTCGTCGGCCTGTGCGGCCAGCAGGTACTGCGACTGGCCCATGCTCTCGCTGTAGGCCACCAGCTGCTTGCCGGACGCGCGCAGGTCCTGCAGCGCCGACGCCACTTCGCGCAGCGAGGCGAAGCCCGACGGCTGCAGCTTGTCCAGCTCCAGCACCACGCGCTCGATCTTCTTGTCTTCCTTGGCCGACTCGATCACCCGCAGCAGGTCGCGCAGCTGGATCTCCTCGGCACCGTTGTCGCCCACCGCCTTGGCCAGCGCGCGGCTGACCGGATCGGCGCTGAACTGCTCGACCAGGCGTCCTTCCGGCGCGATCACCAGGGTGGTGCGGTCCTGCAGCGATTTGCTGGCACCGGCGCCCATGCCGGCAGCAATGACGAACATCACCAGCAGCAGGAACAGCAGGCCGAAGAACACCAGGTTGAGGATCAACCGGCGGGTGAAATTCATGACGTCCCACAGCCCGATGAAGAAGCTGGCGACGGGATTGCGACGCGCCGGGGGCAGCGGGGGCACGGGTTGATTCATGGAACGCTCCGGATGGCTTCTTGCCGTGGTACCAGCATAGCCGGTGCCGTGTGATGCGGCATCGGACACAAGTCAGGGGATCGCCCGCCATGGATCAGCATGGCGGGCAGGAAGGATCAGGACAGGGTGGACTGGCCGATGCGCAGGCTGCTGCGGCGCAGGCGCCAGCCCATCAGGATGGCGGCCGCGGTCAGGCCCACGATCAGGCCGATCCACATGCCCTGCGGGCCCATGCCCAGGCCCAGGCCGAGCCCGGCGCCAAGCGGCATGCCCAGGCCCCAGTACGCGAACATGGCGATGAACATCGGTACGCGGGTGTCCTTCAGGCCGCGCAACGCGCCGGCCGACAGCACCTGGATGCCATCCGGGA from the Stenotrophomonas maltophilia genome contains:
- a CDS encoding SDR family oxidoreductase, whose amino-acid sequence is MTQQRWRLDGQTALITGASAGIGLAIAHELAGLGADLMIVGRDIDMLETARDELLDVYPQHQVHALAADVSDDEDRRQILDWVEDHSDGLHILVNNAGGNVTKAATEYSEDEWRQIFETNLFSAFELSRYAHPLLARHASSSIVNVGSVSGLTHVRSGVVYGMSKAAMHQMTRNLAVEWAEDGIRVNAVAPWYIRTRRTSGPLSDPDYYEEVINRTPMRRIGEPDEVAAAVGFLCLPAASYVTGECIAVDGGFLRYGF
- the sppA gene encoding signal peptide peptidase SppA; translation: MNQPVPPLPPARRNPVASFFIGLWDVMNFTRRLILNLVFFGLLFLLLVMFVIAAGMGAGASKSLQDRTTLVIAPEGRLVEQFSADPVSRALAKAVGDNGAEEIQLRDLLRVIESAKEDKKIERVVLELDKLQPSGFASLREVASALQDLRASGKQLVAYSESMGQSQYLLAAQADEVYLDPMGSVVLEGLGRYRQYFRTGLQDKLGVDVHLFKVGEYKSAAEPYVLDAASPASKEADLFWMNDVWQRYLADIAKARRLDPAQLAAGIDTLPEGIAAAGGDLAKFALQQKLVTALKTREEFEDLMIERGVADDDADGGFRNVDFGRYLALLDARRNPVDSRPQVAVVVAEGEISGGDLPAGRIGGESTSALLRAARDDENVKAVVLRVDSPGGEVFASEQIRREVVALQAAGKPVVVSMGDLAASGGYWISMNADRIYADPSTITGSIGIFGMVPNFSRALDKIGVHTDGVGTTRFAGAFDVTRPMDPAVGQVIQTVINKGYADFTGRVADARKKPVEAVDEVARGRVWSGAQAKERGLVDAFGGLKDAVADAASRAKLGKADAYRVRYIEKAATPFAQFVSGFAGSRAGAWMLSDSGMARMMLARTMPEVDTQLRFVENAAREKGNGAPVKALAYCFCGF